One stretch of Azoarcus sp. KH32C DNA includes these proteins:
- a CDS encoding PLP-dependent aminotransferase family protein → MLTLDHESDVALVTQITSGLKQLVAQRKLAQGMKVPSIRQFARQHGISPSTVVEAYDRLVAEGVLVARQNTGFFVRSGIRDRQDLRDPGSTARTIDFDARWLVRRIWEGEATSIKAGCGWLPESWLDEEAIRRNLRQLANRPDGNFTSYGLPKGLEALRWTISDWLGEQEICAGPESVLLTGGANHALALVTRCLVRPGDIVLVDDPGYSVLSSHLSACGARIVGVPWGPQGPDLGQLETLLSVHKPRTFFTNPRLQNPTGASYSPATAHRVLQLADRHDLTIIEDDVSIELDTLQRRSLASLDQLRRVIYVGSFSKSISPSLRVGFIVGDVPLIEELTAIKMGMGLSSSELTERLTQEILTEGRYRKHLKGLRQRLGEALAQTCHRLEDAGLEVLLHPPAGMFVWARHPAYSDAGRLSAAAAEHGILLAPGHLFSQEPGPQPWMRFNAAFCDDPRLYEFLAGA, encoded by the coding sequence ATGCTGACCCTCGACCACGAGTCCGACGTCGCCCTCGTCACCCAGATCACCAGCGGGCTGAAGCAGCTCGTCGCCCAGCGCAAGCTCGCGCAGGGCATGAAAGTCCCCTCGATCCGCCAGTTCGCCCGCCAGCACGGCATCAGCCCCTCCACGGTCGTCGAAGCCTACGACCGGCTCGTCGCCGAAGGCGTCCTCGTCGCGCGCCAGAACACCGGCTTCTTCGTCCGCAGCGGGATTCGCGACCGGCAGGATCTCCGCGATCCGGGCAGCACCGCGCGCACCATCGACTTCGATGCCCGCTGGCTCGTGCGCCGCATCTGGGAAGGCGAAGCGACGAGTATCAAGGCCGGCTGCGGCTGGCTGCCCGAGAGCTGGCTCGACGAAGAAGCGATCCGCCGCAACCTGCGCCAGCTCGCGAACCGCCCCGACGGCAATTTCACGAGTTACGGCCTGCCCAAGGGACTCGAAGCGCTGCGCTGGACGATCAGCGACTGGCTCGGCGAGCAGGAGATCTGTGCCGGCCCCGAGTCCGTGTTGCTGACGGGCGGCGCGAACCATGCGCTCGCGCTCGTCACCCGCTGCCTGGTGCGTCCCGGCGACATCGTGCTCGTCGACGACCCGGGCTACAGCGTGCTGAGTTCGCATCTCTCCGCCTGCGGTGCGCGGATCGTCGGCGTGCCCTGGGGACCGCAAGGCCCGGACCTCGGCCAGCTCGAAACCCTGCTCTCCGTGCACAAGCCGCGCACCTTCTTCACGAACCCGCGGTTGCAGAACCCGACCGGCGCGTCCTACTCGCCCGCGACCGCGCATCGCGTGCTGCAACTCGCCGACCGCCACGACCTCACGATCATCGAGGACGACGTCTCGATCGAGCTCGACACCCTGCAGCGGCGCAGCCTCGCGAGCCTCGACCAGCTGCGTCGCGTGATCTACGTCGGCAGCTTCTCGAAGAGCATCTCGCCCAGCCTGCGCGTCGGCTTCATCGTCGGCGACGTGCCGCTGATCGAGGAACTCACCGCGATCAAAATGGGCATGGGCCTGTCCTCGTCCGAACTTACCGAACGCCTGACGCAGGAAATCCTCACCGAAGGCCGCTACCGCAAGCACCTCAAGGGGCTGCGCCAACGCCTCGGCGAAGCGCTGGCGCAGACCTGCCACCGCCTGGAGGACGCCGGCCTCGAAGTGCTGCTCCATCCGCCCGCCGGCATGTTCGTCTGGGCCCGCCATCCGGCGTATTCCGATGCCGGACGTCTCAGCGCCGCAGCGGCCGAACACGGCATCCTGCTCGCACCGGGTCATCTCTTCTCGCAGGAGCCCGGCCCGCAGCCGTGGATGCGCTTCAACGCCGCGTTCTGCGACGACCCTCGGCTGTACGAGTTTCTCGCAGGAGCCTAG
- a CDS encoding SDR family oxidoreductase yields MNPAISNWRGKRVWLVGASTGIGAATARELHRRGARLALSARNAERLRGLGLADVLVEPCDATDPASLAHARDAILAAFGGVDLVIYLAGDYVPMRVEHFDLLTAERVIEVNFSGALRLTATVLAHLQTGGGIAFVASVAGYRGLPKALCYGPGKAALIHFAECLHLELAPKGVGVWLVNPGFVATRLTEKNDFAMPALLTPEQASIALLEGFRDGCFEIHFPRRFTLLMKLLALLPYRWYFPLVRRFSGG; encoded by the coding sequence GTGAATCCCGCGATCTCGAACTGGCGCGGCAAGCGCGTGTGGCTCGTCGGGGCATCGACCGGTATCGGCGCGGCGACCGCCCGCGAACTGCATCGGCGGGGCGCCCGTCTTGCGCTTTCCGCGCGAAACGCCGAACGGCTGCGCGGGCTCGGGCTCGCGGACGTGCTCGTCGAACCCTGCGACGCGACCGATCCGGCAAGCCTTGCACATGCGCGCGACGCGATCCTGGCTGCCTTCGGCGGTGTCGATCTGGTCATCTATCTTGCCGGGGACTACGTTCCGATGCGAGTCGAGCACTTCGACCTGCTCACCGCAGAGCGAGTCATCGAGGTCAACTTCAGCGGCGCGCTGCGGTTGACGGCGACCGTGCTGGCCCACCTCCAGACAGGCGGGGGCATCGCCTTCGTGGCCAGCGTCGCCGGCTATCGCGGGCTTCCGAAAGCGCTGTGCTACGGCCCCGGCAAGGCGGCGCTGATCCATTTCGCGGAATGCCTGCATCTCGAACTCGCCCCGAAGGGCGTCGGCGTCTGGCTCGTCAATCCCGGCTTTGTCGCAACCCGCTTGACCGAGAAGAACGACTTCGCGATGCCGGCGCTGCTGACGCCCGAGCAGGCCTCCATCGCCCTGCTCGAAGGTTTCCGCGATGGCTGTTTCGAAATTCATTTCCCGAGGCGCTTCACCCTTCTGATGAAACTGCTCGCGCTGCTGCCGTACCGATGGTACTTCCCGCTCGTCCGGCGCTTCTCCGGAGGCTGA
- a CDS encoding nuclear transport factor 2 family protein, translating to MSLDALVRFYEELAVESLARLPEFYAEAAYFKDPFNEVVGTAAIQNIFADMFRRVAQPRFVVTDRIGDGHGAMLVWEFHFRARFGVRNRPQLIRGVSHLRFDGEGRVRYHRDYWDPSEELYMKLPGVGTLMRGLRKLLSA from the coding sequence ATGAGCCTCGATGCCCTGGTCCGCTTCTATGAAGAGCTTGCCGTCGAAAGTCTCGCCCGACTGCCCGAGTTCTATGCCGAAGCCGCCTACTTCAAAGATCCGTTCAATGAAGTCGTCGGCACCGCGGCGATCCAGAACATCTTCGCCGACATGTTCCGCCGGGTGGCCCAGCCGCGCTTTGTCGTCACCGATCGGATAGGGGACGGCCATGGCGCGATGCTGGTCTGGGAGTTCCACTTCCGCGCGCGCTTCGGTGTGCGAAACAGGCCGCAACTGATACGCGGGGTTTCCCACCTGAGATTCGACGGCGAGGGCAGGGTGCGCTATCACCGGGACTACTGGGATCCGTCCGAAGAACTCTATATGAAGCTGCCCGGGGTGGGCACCTTGATGCGCGGTCTGAGGAAGCTGCTCAGCGCCTGA
- a CDS encoding chalcone isomerase family protein — protein sequence MSCSSNSPTHERRRLLLALLAMPLAALATPEPMAGLRRWGSGEFRRLGLLIYEATLWAGDNPLQPPLALRLDYHRSIRGAAIVEASVKEMRKLGSDEAELERWTAQMKALFPDVVAGDSITGHYRPDGAVFLHNGRGIGEIADAGFARRFFGIWLDTGTSAPELRAALLRRPGDGR from the coding sequence ATGTCGTGCAGTTCGAACTCGCCCACGCATGAGCGACGCCGCCTGCTGCTCGCGCTGCTTGCGATGCCGCTGGCGGCGCTCGCCACCCCGGAGCCGATGGCAGGACTTCGGCGCTGGGGCAGCGGGGAGTTCCGCCGCCTGGGGCTGCTGATCTACGAAGCCACGTTGTGGGCGGGCGACAACCCCCTGCAGCCGCCGCTCGCATTGCGGCTCGACTACCACCGCAGCATTCGCGGAGCCGCGATCGTCGAAGCCAGCGTCAAGGAAATGAGGAAGCTCGGCAGCGACGAGGCCGAGCTCGAGCGCTGGACCGCGCAGATGAAGGCGTTGTTTCCCGATGTCGTCGCCGGCGATTCGATCACGGGCCATTACCGCCCCGACGGCGCGGTCTTCCTGCATAACGGACGAGGCATCGGCGAGATCGCGGATGCCGGCTTTGCCCGGCGCTTCTTCGGCATTTGGCTCGACACCGGCACCAGCGCACCGGAGCTGCGGGCGGCCTTGCTGCGGCGCCCGGGAGACGGCCGATGA
- a CDS encoding DUF3833 domain-containing protein: MKLLAATLLPFCLTACVSNDIDRYRAEQPQLDLRTYFNGTLDAWGIFQGRSREVTKRFHVVIEARWDGDTGVLDEQFRWSDGKTSRRVWILTRQADGSFRGRADDVIGEAVGEVAGNTLRWRYVLALPVDDKVYHVNFDDWMFLLDDRVMLNRSYMSKWGFHLGEVSLAFRKRLSQP; this comes from the coding sequence ATGAAACTGCTGGCTGCCACACTGCTGCCCTTCTGCCTGACTGCCTGTGTATCGAACGACATCGATCGCTACCGGGCCGAGCAGCCTCAACTCGACCTCAGGACCTACTTCAATGGGACGCTCGACGCGTGGGGGATCTTCCAGGGGCGCTCGCGTGAAGTGACCAAGCGCTTCCATGTCGTCATCGAAGCCCGCTGGGATGGCGACACCGGGGTGCTCGACGAGCAATTCCGCTGGTCGGACGGGAAGACCTCGCGCCGCGTCTGGATCCTGACCCGCCAAGCCGACGGAAGCTTCCGGGGCCGGGCGGACGACGTGATCGGCGAGGCCGTGGGCGAAGTCGCCGGCAACACCTTGCGCTGGCGCTACGTGCTCGCGCTGCCGGTCGACGACAAGGTCTACCACGTCAATTTCGACGACTGGATGTTCCTGCTCGATGACCGGGTGATGCTGAACCGGTCTTACATGTCGAAGTGGGGCTTCCATCTCGGCGAGGTCTCGCTGGCCTTCCGGAAGAGGCTGTCGCAGCCGTGA
- a CDS encoding MFS transporter: MRGNILAYGLLGLPLAFAALPVYVHVPRVYAARAGMDLALLGLILLGARLADAVLDPWLGCLADRLPKRRILVFALVPLAIGFVALLNPAASHATAWLLASLTLTYVGFSAATVAYQAWGADIAPDSAARTRLTAAREGFGLGGVVLAAALPAMLSADPAEGVARLAWALPPLLLVSAAVTLGSVGDGARRAEARGTAGRGLLRVIRDPAFSRLLAVFLVNGVAAAVPATLFLFFVADVLRAEEFAGPLLALYFIAGAVSLPLWVRLASAHGRPAAWLVAMGLAVLAFAGCSLLGAGDVGAFAVICAASGLALGADLALPAAIAADLGERQGQAGAFFGVWNLVAKLNLALAAGLALPLLGGLGYAPGGSAGLAALTFTYALLPLALKALAAALLWRWRGFLEIHS; this comes from the coding sequence ATGAGGGGCAACATCCTCGCCTACGGTCTGCTGGGGCTCCCCCTCGCCTTTGCCGCGCTTCCGGTTTATGTGCACGTTCCGCGGGTCTATGCGGCCAGGGCGGGCATGGACCTCGCGCTGCTCGGCCTCATCCTGCTCGGCGCACGGCTTGCCGACGCCGTGCTCGATCCCTGGCTCGGCTGTCTCGCCGATCGCCTGCCGAAGCGCCGAATACTCGTCTTCGCGCTCGTGCCGCTTGCGATCGGTTTCGTCGCTTTGCTCAACCCTGCGGCCTCTCACGCGACCGCGTGGTTGCTCGCGTCGCTGACCCTGACTTACGTCGGCTTCTCGGCGGCGACGGTCGCGTATCAGGCCTGGGGCGCGGACATCGCACCCGATTCGGCCGCGCGTACGCGGCTCACGGCTGCCCGAGAGGGCTTCGGCCTCGGGGGCGTGGTCCTCGCCGCAGCGCTGCCCGCGATGCTCTCCGCCGATCCCGCCGAGGGCGTCGCGCGGCTGGCCTGGGCCTTGCCCCCGCTGCTCCTGGTGTCGGCCGCGGTCACGTTGGGCAGCGTGGGCGACGGGGCGCGGCGGGCCGAGGCGAGGGGCACAGCCGGGCGGGGCCTCTTGCGCGTGATTCGCGATCCGGCCTTCTCGCGTCTGCTGGCGGTCTTTCTTGTCAACGGCGTTGCGGCCGCGGTGCCGGCGACGCTCTTCCTGTTCTTCGTCGCGGACGTCTTGCGCGCCGAGGAGTTCGCGGGGCCGCTGCTGGCGCTGTATTTCATTGCGGGCGCGGTATCCCTGCCCTTGTGGGTGCGACTCGCATCCGCGCATGGCCGGCCGGCCGCCTGGCTCGTCGCGATGGGGCTGGCGGTCCTTGCCTTTGCCGGATGCAGCCTGCTCGGTGCCGGTGACGTCGGCGCCTTTGCCGTCATCTGCGCCGCCTCCGGCCTCGCGCTCGGGGCCGATCTGGCCCTGCCGGCGGCCATCGCCGCCGACCTGGGGGAGCGACAGGGGCAGGCCGGCGCCTTCTTCGGAGTCTGGAACCTCGTCGCGAAGCTCAATCTCGCGCTCGCCGCCGGCCTGGCGCTTCCGCTGCTCGGCGGGCTCGGCTATGCCCCGGGCGGCTCGGCGGGCCTGGCGGCGTTGACCTTCACCTATGCGCTACTGCCGCTCGCGCTCAAGGCCCTGGCGGCAGCGCTGCTGTGGCGCTGGCGCGGCTTTCTGGAGATCCATTCATGA
- a CDS encoding glycine zipper 2TM domain-containing protein — MNKSMVMGIGLGALVVTAGGAAATYHLVDSGPKYAEVLAVQPLKETITTPREVCKDVVVNHQAPVKDENQIAGTVIGAVAGGLLGSRIGGGSGKKLATVAGAAAGGYAGKKVQENMQAKDTYNSTETRCTTVKDKSEKVVGYEVEYRLGEEVGHVRMDHEPGARIPVKDGALVLTGGTSASGG, encoded by the coding sequence ATGAACAAATCAATGGTAATGGGGATCGGACTGGGAGCCCTGGTTGTGACCGCAGGGGGGGCCGCTGCAACCTATCACCTGGTTGACTCCGGACCGAAATATGCCGAAGTCCTTGCCGTGCAGCCGCTCAAGGAAACGATCACTACCCCGCGCGAAGTCTGCAAGGACGTCGTCGTGAACCATCAAGCCCCGGTCAAGGATGAAAATCAGATTGCAGGAACGGTGATTGGCGCAGTGGCAGGCGGCCTCCTCGGCAGCCGGATCGGAGGCGGCAGCGGCAAGAAGCTCGCTACCGTCGCGGGCGCTGCTGCCGGCGGCTATGCCGGGAAAAAGGTCCAGGAGAACATGCAGGCCAAGGATACCTACAACTCCACGGAAACCCGGTGCACCACCGTGAAGGACAAGAGCGAGAAGGTGGTCGGGTATGAGGTCGAATATCGACTTGGCGAGGAAGTCGGACACGTGCGCATGGACCACGAGCCCGGTGCGCGCATCCCGGTCAAGGACGGCGCGCTGGTCCTGACGGGCGGGACGAGCGCGTCCGGCGGATAA
- the tmpT gene encoding thiopurine S-methyltransferase, translating into MDASFWHAKWEKNEIGFHQDQVNPFLIRYFGELSLSHGSRVFVPLCGKTRDIAWLLSQGYRVAGAELSRVAIEQLFAEFGVEPRISEAGSLTHFAAQDIDIHVGDIFELAAKDLGQVDAVYDRAALVALPEDMRRRYANHLAEITNRAPQLLITYEYDQAMQDGPPFSVSGEEVRRHYEARFDVALVDSADVPGGLRGKCPAKEHAWVLKKT; encoded by the coding sequence ATGGATGCAAGCTTTTGGCATGCGAAATGGGAAAAGAACGAGATCGGGTTTCACCAGGATCAAGTCAATCCATTCCTGATCCGGTATTTCGGCGAGCTGTCGTTGTCGCACGGCAGCCGCGTTTTTGTGCCCCTGTGCGGAAAGACGCGGGATATCGCGTGGCTGCTTTCACAGGGCTACCGCGTTGCAGGCGCCGAGCTGAGCAGAGTCGCAATCGAGCAGTTGTTTGCCGAGTTCGGCGTGGAACCGCGTATTTCGGAGGCCGGTAGCTTGACGCATTTCGCGGCGCAGGATATCGACATCCATGTCGGCGATATCTTCGAGTTGGCCGCCAAGGATCTCGGTCAGGTCGACGCCGTCTACGACAGGGCTGCATTGGTGGCCTTGCCGGAAGACATGCGGCGCCGTTACGCCAACCATCTCGCCGAAATCACGAACCGGGCCCCGCAACTGCTGATCACGTATGAGTACGATCAGGCCATGCAGGACGGTCCGCCGTTTTCCGTCAGCGGCGAAGAAGTGCGCCGGCATTACGAAGCCCGTTTCGATGTCGCCCTCGTCGACAGCGCGGACGTTCCGGGTGGGTTGAGGGGAAAGTGCCCGGCGAAGGAACATGCCTGGGTGCTGAAGAAGACCTGA
- a CDS encoding zeta toxin family protein has product MSETLHDASGFTAWNPGLETRIPREFRGLETICRPECAFSTPELLDELGAMTGLPPEELAELRPERLALHELIVRITADIAVEEGASEENFGQNFRAIAHQILGDHITPNMDAINGIYADLQRDAGERVRTILDTALGRRVTEQAEPRSFMSRLFRKPPPPPDRHESAPEREHRVIAGFKATGLAATDPLERAVFKSLYRVLGSIATKRTTLGANLDMLGRLVTQHVCNTYGSQLIGRTIAPMIDAAIAQQGYTRVLNRAAPVLISLKGASAAGKSSIRPMIKRVMRESGIESDGYATISPDVWRRLLLDYESLGPARKYAGHLTSREVMVIDGKLDRYISDKARQAQAIPHLLVDRFRFDSFSSKEIARVLHETYTRYVSTIHMYFIVTPPEETVERGWQRALERGRYKAVEDFLGHCVEAYSGMPRMLFKWLAHQPIDYRYYFLDNLVPKGTFPTPIAFGNRREMTIYDASRLVDIGRYEHINIHARSRAEVYPDDYRVDIARDTAFLRNCLRRIPLVTFRDGRNGPPYLEFRHGTPVLLDAAVVNRLTINPYFAAILREIAPKLDTTAPC; this is encoded by the coding sequence ATGTCCGAAACGCTCCACGACGCCTCCGGCTTCACCGCCTGGAATCCCGGCCTGGAAACGCGAATCCCGCGCGAGTTCCGGGGCCTGGAAACGATCTGTCGCCCCGAGTGCGCCTTTTCGACACCCGAGCTTCTCGACGAACTCGGCGCGATGACCGGGCTGCCGCCCGAGGAGCTCGCGGAGTTGCGCCCGGAGCGCCTCGCGCTGCATGAGCTGATCGTGCGCATCACAGCCGATATCGCCGTCGAGGAAGGCGCGTCGGAGGAGAACTTCGGTCAGAACTTCCGCGCGATCGCGCACCAGATCCTGGGCGACCACATCACGCCCAACATGGACGCGATCAATGGCATCTACGCCGACTTGCAGCGCGATGCCGGCGAGCGCGTGCGCACGATTCTCGACACCGCACTGGGCCGCCGCGTCACCGAGCAAGCTGAGCCGCGCTCGTTCATGAGCCGGCTGTTCCGCAAGCCGCCACCGCCTCCCGATCGCCACGAGTCCGCCCCGGAGCGCGAGCATCGCGTCATCGCGGGCTTCAAGGCGACCGGTCTGGCCGCCACCGATCCGCTCGAACGCGCCGTGTTCAAGAGCCTCTATCGGGTGCTCGGCTCGATCGCGACGAAGCGCACCACCCTCGGCGCCAATCTCGACATGCTCGGGCGACTCGTCACGCAGCACGTCTGCAACACCTACGGCAGCCAGCTGATCGGCCGCACGATCGCGCCGATGATCGATGCGGCAATCGCACAGCAAGGCTACACGCGGGTACTCAACCGCGCGGCGCCCGTGCTGATCAGCCTGAAGGGCGCCTCGGCCGCCGGGAAAAGCTCGATCCGTCCGATGATCAAGCGCGTGATGCGCGAAAGCGGCATCGAAAGCGACGGCTACGCGACGATCAGCCCGGACGTCTGGCGTCGGCTGCTGCTCGACTACGAGTCGCTCGGTCCGGCGCGCAAGTACGCCGGCCACCTGACGAGCCGCGAAGTGATGGTCATCGACGGCAAGCTCGACCGCTACATCAGCGACAAGGCCCGCCAGGCGCAGGCGATTCCGCATCTGCTCGTCGACCGCTTCCGCTTCGACAGCTTCTCGAGCAAGGAGATAGCCCGCGTCCTGCACGAGACCTACACGCGCTACGTCTCGACGATCCACATGTACTTCATCGTCACGCCACCCGAGGAGACCGTCGAGCGCGGCTGGCAGCGCGCCCTGGAACGCGGGCGCTACAAGGCGGTGGAAGACTTCCTCGGGCACTGCGTCGAAGCCTATAGCGGCATGCCGCGCATGCTCTTCAAGTGGCTCGCGCACCAGCCCATCGACTACCGCTACTACTTCCTCGACAACCTCGTGCCGAAAGGCACCTTCCCGACGCCGATCGCTTTCGGCAACCGCAGGGAGATGACGATCTACGACGCGAGCCGGCTCGTCGACATCGGGCGCTACGAGCACATCAACATCCACGCGAGGAGCCGCGCCGAGGTATACCCGGACGACTACCGCGTGGACATCGCGCGCGACACTGCCTTCCTGCGCAACTGCCTGCGCCGCATCCCGCTCGTGACCTTCCGCGACGGCCGCAACGGCCCGCCCTACCTCGAATTCCGCCACGGGACGCCGGTCCTGCTCGACGCCGCAGTGGTGAATCGGCTCACGATCAACCCCTACTTTGCCGCGATCCTCCGCGAGATCGCACCCAAGCTCGACACCACCGCCCCATGCTGA
- a CDS encoding cyclopropane-fatty-acyl-phospholipid synthase family protein, translating to MNTATILWGTAPSSRDVPAVFALLDRIRGGRLDVRLPDGSSALFGEGEHVTVLQIHDEALFGRVLARGDIGFAEAYLDGLWDSPDLTAVLTLLAANRDALKRAIYGSWRRLLAARIRHWLNRNSRAGSRRNIMAHYDLGNDFYRLWLDPTMSYSSALYGNKDEVSLEAAQRAKYDRILDRVGAESGEHVLEIGCGWGGFAERALGRGLRVTGLTLSPAQLAWAQQRAPAAELRLQDYRELRERFDHVVSIEMFEAVGERWWPSYFRTVARSLRPDGKAVIQSITIRDDLFAAYRKGTDFIQQYVFPGGMLPSRSAFRRAAARAGLVVRDEHSFGLDYARTLAEWRHAFEASWPDIRQLGFDEDFRRLWRLYLSYCEAGFRAGSIDVVQFELAHA from the coding sequence ATGAATACTGCGACGATCCTCTGGGGCACGGCGCCGAGCTCTCGCGACGTTCCCGCCGTCTTCGCCTTGCTCGACCGCATCCGTGGCGGGCGGCTCGATGTGCGCCTGCCCGACGGATCGAGCGCGCTCTTCGGCGAAGGCGAGCACGTCACCGTGCTGCAGATTCACGATGAAGCCCTGTTCGGGCGGGTGCTGGCGCGGGGCGACATCGGCTTCGCGGAGGCCTACCTCGACGGCCTTTGGGATTCGCCCGACCTGACGGCAGTGCTGACCCTGCTTGCCGCGAACCGCGACGCGCTGAAGCGGGCGATCTACGGCTCCTGGCGCCGGCTGCTCGCAGCCCGCATCCGTCATTGGCTCAATCGCAACAGCCGCGCCGGAAGTCGCCGCAACATCATGGCGCACTATGACCTCGGCAACGATTTCTATCGTCTGTGGCTCGACCCGACGATGAGCTATTCGTCCGCCCTGTATGGCAACAAGGACGAGGTTTCGCTCGAAGCCGCGCAGCGCGCGAAGTACGACCGGATCCTGGACCGGGTCGGCGCGGAGTCCGGCGAGCACGTGCTGGAGATCGGCTGCGGCTGGGGAGGCTTCGCCGAACGTGCCCTTGGCCGGGGACTGCGCGTTACTGGCCTGACCTTGTCGCCGGCTCAGCTTGCCTGGGCGCAGCAGCGCGCACCGGCTGCCGAGTTGCGTCTGCAGGATTATCGCGAGCTGCGGGAGCGCTTCGATCATGTCGTGTCGATCGAGATGTTCGAAGCGGTCGGCGAACGCTGGTGGCCGAGCTACTTCCGCACCGTCGCCCGGTCGCTGCGGCCCGATGGAAAGGCGGTGATCCAGAGCATCACGATCCGGGACGACCTCTTCGCCGCTTACCGCAAGGGCACCGACTTCATCCAGCAGTATGTCTTCCCCGGCGGCATGCTTCCGTCGCGCAGTGCCTTCCGCCGCGCTGCGGCGAGGGCGGGGCTCGTGGTGCGCGACGAGCACAGCTTCGGCCTCGACTATGCGCGCACGCTTGCCGAATGGCGCCACGCTTTCGAAGCGTCCTGGCCGGACATCCGGCAACTCGGCTTCGACGAGGATTTCCGCCGCTTGTGGCGCCTGTATCTCAGTTATTGCGAGGCCGGCTTCCGCGCCGGAAGCATCGATGTCGTGCAGTTCGAACTCGCCCACGCATGA
- a CDS encoding diguanylate cyclase domain-containing protein, with product MDTETRDGCLPDFLDLLLDTVILVDAEGRIVYANAACERMFGYSPQELAGRNLFDFVAPEDRERTCEEARLVIAGHHRIGFENRYIRKDGRRVHIMWSARWSEKDQLRVGVARDVTELRQAEAIQHATYAISEAAHEAADLDVLLREIQRILATLVPVAGLALATCDRRTKKLCFSYQMDSEGNSPVFDVPIACHFCDQIMCGGVSGATRDAALAALAGTKSSRGSACTLALPLEVQQETIGVLVLKSEPGTHYSERDKELLHFVSEQVAIAIDRAQLKAELLRAARHDELTGLPNRRLFQDRIQSALARCIRNQRAMAVLYVDIDDFKQVNDSLGHAMGDLMLQEVARRLQFCVRETDTVARLGGDEFVLLLEDLQSMSDAQAVADKIREVMSPPMDIGGRVLGVAASVGMALYPEHGLEIEQLLSHADEAMYSDKRSKAPTTNH from the coding sequence ATGGACACGGAAACGCGAGACGGCTGCTTGCCGGACTTCCTCGACCTGCTGCTCGATACCGTCATCCTCGTCGACGCCGAGGGCCGTATCGTCTACGCGAACGCCGCGTGCGAGCGCATGTTCGGCTATTCCCCGCAGGAACTGGCGGGCCGCAATCTGTTCGATTTCGTGGCGCCGGAAGATCGCGAGCGAACCTGCGAAGAGGCCCGCTTGGTCATCGCCGGCCATCACCGGATCGGATTCGAGAACCGCTACATCCGCAAGGATGGCCGCCGCGTGCACATCATGTGGTCGGCCCGCTGGTCGGAGAAGGACCAGTTGCGGGTGGGCGTGGCGCGCGACGTCACGGAACTGAGACAGGCGGAAGCCATCCAGCACGCAACCTACGCGATTTCCGAAGCCGCGCACGAGGCGGCGGACCTCGATGTCCTGCTGCGCGAAATCCAACGCATCCTCGCCACGCTGGTGCCGGTGGCGGGTCTTGCCCTGGCGACCTGCGATCGGCGCACGAAGAAGCTTTGCTTCTCGTATCAGATGGACAGTGAGGGGAATTCGCCGGTCTTCGACGTGCCGATCGCTTGTCATTTCTGCGACCAGATCATGTGCGGCGGGGTTTCCGGGGCGACACGCGACGCCGCGCTCGCGGCCCTTGCCGGCACGAAATCCTCCCGTGGCAGTGCGTGCACCCTCGCGCTGCCGCTCGAGGTACAGCAGGAAACGATCGGGGTACTGGTGCTGAAGAGCGAGCCCGGCACCCACTATTCGGAACGGGACAAGGAGCTTCTGCATTTCGTCTCGGAACAGGTCGCCATCGCCATCGACCGCGCGCAGCTCAAAGCCGAACTGCTGCGCGCCGCGCGACACGACGAACTCACCGGGCTGCCGAACCGCCGCCTGTTCCAGGATCGGATCCAATCGGCCCTCGCGCGCTGCATTCGCAACCAGCGGGCGATGGCGGTGCTGTATGTGGATATCGACGACTTCAAGCAGGTCAATGATTCGCTGGGGCACGCGATGGGAGATCTGATGCTGCAGGAGGTCGCACGGCGACTGCAATTCTGCGTGCGTGAGACGGATACCGTCGCCCGGCTCGGCGGCGACGAATTCGTGCTGCTGCTCGAAGACCTGCAAAGCATGTCCGACGCGCAGGCCGTCGCAGACAAGATCCGGGAAGTGATGAGCCCGCCGATGGACATCGGCGGCCGCGTGCTGGGAGTGGCGGCAAGCGTAGGCATGGCGCTTTATCCCGAGCACGGCCTGGAGATTGAACAGCTGCTGAGCCATGCTGACGAGGCGATGTACTCGGACAAGCGCAGCAAGGCTCCGACTACGAATCATTGA